A single genomic interval of Sphingobacteriales bacterium harbors:
- the gldA gene encoding gliding motility-associated ABC transporter ATP-binding subunit GldA has protein sequence MPLEVSQLTKIYGQQRAVDNLNFEVAKGEIVGFLGPNGAGKSTTMKILTCYIPPTAGQATVCGYNVLTQPLEAKRQIGYLPEQNPLYLDMYVHEYLHFVGHLHKIPARDLPARVREMVAITGLEREQKKKIGALSKGYKQRVGLAQAMLHNPQVLILDEPTSGLDPNQLVEIRGLIKQLGAEKTVLLSSHILQEVAALCTRVIIINKGQLVANDTPDNLQNQAQGQSVVLAEFDQPITLPLLQTIPNVQKVEALDGAGNRYYLYAANNTDLRPDIFKLAVTQQRILLTLHRETSTLEDIFRQLTTAK, from the coding sequence ATGCCTTTAGAAGTTAGCCAATTAACCAAAATTTATGGCCAACAACGCGCCGTTGATAATCTTAATTTTGAGGTAGCGAAAGGCGAAATTGTTGGCTTTTTAGGGCCAAATGGCGCCGGAAAAAGTACAACCATGAAAATACTTACCTGCTATATACCTCCTACAGCAGGGCAAGCAACGGTTTGTGGCTACAATGTTTTAACGCAGCCTTTAGAGGCAAAGCGCCAAATTGGCTATCTGCCCGAACAAAACCCACTTTACCTCGATATGTACGTGCACGAATACCTGCATTTTGTAGGGCATTTGCATAAAATACCCGCTCGCGACCTGCCTGCCCGCGTGCGCGAAATGGTAGCCATAACCGGCTTGGAGCGCGAACAAAAAAAGAAAATAGGCGCTTTATCGAAAGGCTATAAACAACGGGTAGGATTGGCACAAGCCATGTTGCACAACCCACAAGTACTTATTCTCGACGAGCCGACATCGGGTTTAGACCCTAATCAATTAGTCGAAATTCGTGGTTTAATTAAGCAGTTGGGGGCCGAAAAAACAGTTTTGCTTTCTTCGCACATTTTACAAGAGGTAGCAGCGCTTTGTACCCGTGTAATTATAATTAATAAAGGGCAGTTAGTGGCAAACGATACCCCCGACAATTTACAAAACCAGGCACAAGGGCAAAGTGTAGTTTTAGCCGAGTTTGACCAACCTATAACTCTGCCTTTGCTGCAAACAATACCAAACGTACAAAAGGTTGAGGCATTAGATGGCGCAGGCAACCGCTATTATTTATATGCCGCCAATAATACCGATTTGCGCCCCGATATATTTAAACTTGCGGTAACCCAACAACGCATTTTACTAACCCTACACCGCGAGACCAGCACCTTAGAAGATATTTTTAGGCAACTTACAACAGCGAAATAA
- a CDS encoding glycosyltransferase, whose amino-acid sequence MNTTLLWQLAFWFSGGCLCWTYLGYPVFIKWLAQGRINNPLKNNNTKPCNSENTDLCLDVVVIMAAYNEEKVLEAKLDSIFNTQYPDEKLTVWVASDCSTDGTNTIVKVWQQQHPEAKLFLYEAPQRSGKINLVNTVVSQLSAQAKDDSAFTNTILLLTDANVLFTPATINELIIHFANPEVGMVGANIINHQVAKSGISYQEKWYIQRENQIKYHESLWGGCMIGAFGGCFALRASLYTPVPSHFRVDDLFLTLQIFEQNKKALFEPAAICYEDLPQNMPEELRRKRRIASGNFQNLAKFARLILPAYKKVAICFLSHKVLRWIGPFFLIIAWAASLFLYQHHLFYKMAFWLQTIGFGFPFIELLLQRFETSNKFVRFIAYFYQANLALLLGFFQYLKGVKTSVWKPTERTL is encoded by the coding sequence ATGAATACTACCCTTTTGTGGCAATTGGCATTTTGGTTTTCTGGCGGCTGCCTATGTTGGACGTATTTAGGATATCCGGTTTTTATAAAATGGTTGGCACAAGGGCGCATTAACAACCCCTTAAAAAATAATAATACAAAACCATGTAATTCAGAAAATACCGATTTGTGCTTAGATGTTGTTGTAATTATGGCGGCTTACAACGAAGAGAAAGTATTAGAGGCTAAGTTGGACAGTATTTTTAACACCCAATATCCGGATGAAAAATTGACCGTTTGGGTCGCCAGCGATTGCTCAACAGACGGCACAAATACCATCGTAAAAGTTTGGCAACAACAACATCCGGAAGCTAAATTGTTTTTATATGAAGCACCACAGCGTAGCGGCAAAATAAATTTAGTAAACACGGTGGTTAGTCAATTGTCGGCGCAAGCCAAAGATGATTCTGCTTTTACCAATACTATTTTATTACTTACCGATGCCAATGTACTGTTTACACCCGCAACCATCAACGAGTTAATAATACATTTTGCAAATCCGGAGGTGGGTATGGTTGGCGCTAATATAATAAACCATCAAGTTGCCAAAAGCGGCATTTCGTACCAAGAGAAATGGTATATTCAGCGCGAGAACCAAATTAAATACCACGAAAGTCTTTGGGGTGGGTGTATGATAGGCGCATTTGGCGGTTGTTTTGCCCTTAGGGCATCGTTATATACACCCGTGCCTTCGCATTTTAGGGTAGATGACTTATTTTTAACCTTGCAAATATTTGAGCAAAATAAAAAAGCCTTATTTGAGCCGGCTGCCATCTGTTACGAAGATTTACCCCAAAATATGCCCGAAGAACTTAGACGAAAACGGCGTATTGCATCCGGAAATTTTCAAAATCTGGCAAAATTTGCTCGCTTAATTTTGCCTGCTTACAAAAAGGTGGCAATCTGTTTTTTGTCGCATAAAGTATTGCGTTGGATTGGCCCTTTTTTTCTGATTATAGCTTGGGCTGCTTCACTATTTTTGTACCAGCACCATCTTTTTTATAAAATGGCATTTTGGTTGCAAACAATAGGCTTTGGTTTTCCGTTTATAGAATTACTGTTGCAACGTTTTGAAACCTCGAACAAATTTGTGCGATTTATTGCGTATTTTTACCAAGCCAATTTAGCATTGTTGCTTGGATTTTTTCAATATTTAAAAGGAGTTAAAACCAGTGTTTGGAAACCCACAGAACGAACCCTTTAA
- a CDS encoding bifunctional 3,4-dihydroxy-2-butanone-4-phosphate synthase/GTP cyclohydrolase II, with protein sequence MFGNPQNEPFKLDPIQDAIAAIKRGEVIIVVDDEDRENEGDFIAAAEHITPEIINFMATHGRGLICAPIIESRCDELGLELMVRANTSSHETPFTVSVDLVGHGCTTGISAHDRAKTIKALIDPTIKPEELGKPGHIFPLRAKAGGVLRRAGHTEATIDLARMAGLQPAGALCEIMNPDGTMARLPELMAVAKQFNLKIISIKDLIAHRLQSERLIKEEVTVNMPTKWGNFNLHAYTEVHTGNLHLALTKGHWTENEPVLVRVHSSCLTGDVMHSLRCDCGEQLHLAMQRVEQEGKGVILYMNQEGRGIGLLNKLYAYKLQEDGQDTVDANLSLGFAKDQRDYGIGAQILRDLHVSKIRLMSNNPKKRIGLFGYGLEIVENVEIEVPPNEHNLHYLRTKRDKLGHEILGG encoded by the coding sequence GTGTTTGGAAACCCACAGAACGAACCCTTTAAGCTTGACCCTATACAAGATGCCATTGCTGCCATTAAACGCGGCGAAGTAATTATTGTTGTGGACGACGAAGACCGCGAAAACGAAGGCGATTTTATTGCCGCTGCCGAGCATATTACCCCCGAAATTATTAATTTTATGGCCACACATGGCCGAGGGCTAATATGTGCGCCAATAATTGAAAGCCGCTGCGACGAGTTGGGCCTTGAATTAATGGTAAGGGCCAACACCTCGAGCCACGAAACACCATTTACCGTATCGGTTGACTTGGTGGGGCACGGCTGCACTACGGGCATTTCGGCACACGACAGGGCTAAAACTATTAAAGCCCTGATTGACCCAACAATTAAACCGGAAGAATTAGGAAAGCCAGGGCATATTTTTCCGTTGCGAGCCAAAGCTGGCGGCGTTTTGCGCCGTGCAGGGCATACTGAGGCCACAATTGACCTTGCCCGCATGGCCGGACTACAACCCGCCGGCGCACTTTGCGAAATTATGAACCCCGATGGAACAATGGCAAGGCTTCCGGAATTAATGGCAGTTGCCAAGCAGTTTAATCTTAAAATTATATCTATTAAAGATTTAATTGCCCATCGGCTGCAAAGCGAACGATTAATTAAAGAGGAAGTAACCGTAAACATGCCCACCAAATGGGGAAATTTCAACTTACATGCTTATACCGAAGTACATACTGGTAACCTGCATTTAGCCCTAACCAAAGGCCATTGGACGGAAAATGAACCGGTATTAGTGCGTGTTCATTCAAGCTGTTTAACCGGAGATGTTATGCATTCGCTTCGCTGCGATTGCGGCGAACAACTGCACTTGGCTATGCAGCGAGTGGAGCAAGAAGGTAAAGGTGTAATTTTATACATGAATCAAGAGGGGCGGGGCATAGGTTTGCTAAATAAATTGTATGCCTATAAATTACAAGAAGATGGGCAAGATACTGTTGATGCTAACCTTAGTCTTGGCTTTGCTAAAGACCAACGAGATTATGGTATTGGCGCACAAATTTTACGCGATTTACATGTCAGCAAAATTCGACTAATGAGCAATAACCCCAAAAAACGCATCGGTTTGTTTGGCTATGGTCTTGAAATTGTCGAAAATGTAGAAATTGAAGTACCCCCTAACGAACATAACTTGCATTATTTACGCACCAAACGCGATAAGCTTGGTCACGAAATATTAGGCGGGTAA
- a CDS encoding YihY/virulence factor BrkB family protein — protein MKYLLQNKIVFRPLIVFWQLLANTINQYTQDRVTRLGASISFYTILSLPPIVMLGFTVLRYFFGHNAVDQVETHINEQLVEFIGQNQANVITQLAHHTSLRKSSWALTIIAIVSTIFSAQGVFSELQDALNTIWRVRVRNNTKHVVIKYLKTRLKSLIMISCIGALVLLGLIASTILRLVGENLSMHFSTDIIQWVKIGNFFISYVSMIFIFAAVFKLIPDVNLKWRNIWLGAIITTILFGLGRYFIILYLSKSELDGAYGVAGSLVILILWVFYSAQIMFLGAEFVKVYHEFKNIEVRPKRYAMRVYELERQLIDDNDTDDIITEFEGNYNDDSDNNQAAGKDKTEKKPDDIFNTVDL, from the coding sequence ATGAAATATTTGCTGCAAAATAAAATAGTTTTTAGGCCATTAATTGTGTTTTGGCAACTATTGGCAAACACTATTAACCAATATACACAAGACAGGGTAACAAGGCTCGGCGCATCTATATCATTTTATACTATTTTGTCGTTGCCGCCAATAGTAATGTTGGGTTTTACCGTATTGCGTTACTTTTTTGGCCATAATGCAGTTGACCAGGTTGAAACGCATATTAACGAACAATTAGTCGAGTTTATAGGCCAAAATCAGGCAAATGTAATTACACAACTTGCACATCATACCAGCTTGCGTAAAAGTTCGTGGGCCTTGACTATTATTGCCATAGTAAGTACAATATTTAGCGCGCAAGGGGTTTTTTCGGAATTGCAAGACGCACTGAATACCATTTGGCGGGTGAGGGTACGCAATAACACTAAACATGTGGTCATAAAATACCTGAAAACAAGGCTTAAATCGCTAATTATGATTAGCTGTATTGGGGCCTTAGTGTTGTTGGGTTTAATAGCAAGTACAATATTGCGTCTGGTTGGCGAAAACTTAAGTATGCATTTTAGCACCGATATTATTCAATGGGTAAAGATTGGGAACTTTTTCATATCATACGTTTCGATGATATTTATTTTTGCCGCCGTATTTAAATTGATACCCGATGTTAACTTAAAATGGAGAAATATTTGGCTTGGGGCAATTATTACAACTATTTTATTTGGCCTCGGACGGTATTTTATTATTTTATATTTGAGTAAAAGCGAATTAGATGGTGCTTATGGCGTAGCCGGCTCATTAGTTATATTAATTTTATGGGTTTTTTATTCGGCGCAAATTATGTTTCTGGGTGCCGAATTTGTAAAGGTTTACCATGAGTTTAAAAATATAGAAGTACGGCCAAAACGATACGCCATGCGGGTTTACGAATTGGAGCGCCAACTTATTGATGATAATGATACCGATGATATAATTACCGAATTTGAAGGCAATTATAATGATGATTCAGACAACAACCAAGCAGCAGGAAAAGACAAAACCGAAAAAAAACCGGATGATATTTTTAACACAGTTGATTTATAA
- a CDS encoding transcriptional regulator yields the protein MELNEAKSKFINTWGMLGSQWGINRTMSQIYALLLITPGAISADDIMEQLSISRGNANMNLRALLDWGLIYKELRPGERREFFLADKDIWKAAKTIMEQRKKRELEPVIKVLTELSQEVSGEPKEVAEFKTVINDLNKFSMYADNLLQTMMMADRNWMFNSFFKNFFGK from the coding sequence ATGGAGTTAAACGAAGCCAAAAGCAAATTTATTAATACATGGGGCATGTTAGGCTCGCAATGGGGCATTAACCGAACCATGTCGCAAATATATGCGCTATTACTAATAACACCCGGCGCAATTAGTGCCGATGATATTATGGAGCAGTTAAGTATATCGCGCGGAAACGCCAATATGAACCTGCGGGCGCTGTTAGATTGGGGGCTTATTTATAAAGAACTTCGCCCAGGAGAACGCCGCGAGTTTTTTTTAGCTGATAAAGATATTTGGAAGGCTGCTAAAACTATTATGGAGCAACGCAAAAAGCGCGAACTTGAGCCTGTGATTAAAGTTTTAACCGAACTTAGTCAGGAGGTGTCGGGCGAGCCTAAAGAAGTGGCTGAATTTAAAACAGTGATTAACGATTTAAACAAATTTTCTATGTATGCCGATAATTTGTTGCAAACGATGATGATGGCTGACAGAAACTGGATGTTTAACTCGTTTTTTAAAAACTTTTTTGGTAAATAA
- a CDS encoding ATP-binding cassette domain-containing protein: MIAVTNLKKAFESKPVLKGIDTVFEKGRTNLIIGKSGSGKSVFMKCLVGLLQPDSGQILYDGIDFIALPRAERKKIRQKIGMLFQGSALFDSMTVEENVLFPLNMFSKMSYKDKLKRVNFCLERVNLVDANKKYPGEISGGMMKRVGIARAIVLNPHYLFCDEPNSGLDPQTALLIDELLSDITKEFQMTTIINTHDMNSVMGIGEKIVFLHQGYKEWEGNSQQVLQSDNEKLNDFIFASDFLKALRKGAANTPTN; this comes from the coding sequence ATGATAGCCGTTACCAACTTAAAAAAAGCTTTTGAAAGCAAACCCGTTTTAAAAGGCATAGATACCGTCTTTGAAAAAGGCCGCACCAACTTAATTATTGGCAAGTCGGGCTCGGGTAAATCGGTATTTATGAAATGTTTGGTGGGCTTGCTGCAACCCGATAGCGGCCAAATTTTATACGATGGTATTGATTTTATTGCACTACCGCGCGCCGAGAGAAAAAAAATCAGACAAAAAATAGGCATGTTATTTCAAGGCTCGGCACTTTTTGACTCAATGACCGTTGAGGAAAATGTACTCTTTCCGCTTAATATGTTTTCGAAAATGAGTTATAAAGACAAATTAAAACGTGTTAATTTTTGCTTAGAGCGTGTGAATTTAGTTGATGCCAACAAAAAATATCCGGGCGAAATTAGCGGTGGTATGATGAAAAGGGTGGGCATAGCACGCGCTATTGTTTTAAATCCACATTACCTATTTTGCGATGAGCCAAACTCAGGCCTTGACCCCCAAACTGCCTTGCTTATTGACGAGTTGCTGAGCGATATAACAAAAGAGTTTCAAATGACCACCATAATTAATACCCACGACATGAACTCGGTAATGGGGATAGGTGAAAAAATTGTGTTTTTACACCAAGGCTACAAAGAGTGGGAGGGTAATAGCCAGCAAGTACTTCAAAGCGACAATGAAAAATTGAATGATTTTATTTTTGCCTCCGACTTTTTAAAAGCACTGCGCAAAGGTGCAGCTAATACTCCAACAAATTAA
- a CDS encoding DUF3307 domain-containing protein produces MLTAFIIILAHFVADFLLQTDKMALNKSKSNYWLTMHVLAYTAGMALFTVYMVVFEAQNWLLAAKWLGINACLHWLTDFNTSRLTSILWQRGQRHWFFVAIGFDQVVHYACLMGTYAWLTT; encoded by the coding sequence ATGTTAACGGCCTTTATAATTATACTTGCCCATTTTGTAGCCGATTTTTTACTGCAAACAGATAAGATGGCTCTTAACAAAAGTAAAAGCAATTACTGGCTAACTATGCACGTATTAGCCTATACTGCCGGAATGGCTCTTTTTACTGTTTACATGGTGGTTTTTGAGGCACAAAATTGGTTATTGGCAGCCAAGTGGTTGGGCATAAATGCCTGCTTGCATTGGCTTACCGACTTTAATACCTCGAGGCTTACCAGTATTTTGTGGCAACGTGGGCAAAGACATTGGTTTTTTGTTGCCATCGGCTTCGACCAAGTGGTGCATTATGCTTGCTTAATGGGCACCTATGCTTGGTTGACAACATAA
- a CDS encoding NAD-dependent deacylase, which translates to MKNDKDKIVVLTGAGISAESGLATFRDSDGLWNNYDIEDVATIEAFNRNPKLVLDFYNWRRAEAAKAQPNAAHIALANLAKHFNVNIITQNVDDLHERAGSANVLHLHGKLREVRSTANPNLVYDIDAEPIFIGSLCQQGAQLRPNIVWFGEDVPKIAEAIVLVEAATKILVVGSSLQVYPAAGLLHYAPKNAPIFLVDPKYVDLPYNLQKRVTVINAPATIGVTQLVEEWISG; encoded by the coding sequence ATGAAAAACGATAAAGATAAAATTGTTGTTTTAACAGGCGCGGGTATTAGCGCCGAAAGTGGTTTGGCTACTTTCCGCGACTCGGACGGATTATGGAACAACTATGATATTGAAGATGTAGCAACTATTGAGGCTTTTAACCGAAATCCAAAATTAGTACTTGATTTTTACAATTGGCGCCGCGCCGAGGCTGCCAAAGCGCAACCTAACGCTGCGCATATTGCCTTGGCTAATTTGGCTAAACATTTTAACGTAAATATTATTACCCAAAACGTTGATGATTTGCACGAGCGCGCCGGCTCGGCAAACGTATTGCATTTACACGGCAAATTGCGAGAGGTGCGCAGCACAGCAAACCCCAATTTAGTGTACGATATTGATGCCGAACCTATTTTTATAGGCAGCTTATGCCAACAAGGGGCACAACTTAGGCCAAATATTGTTTGGTTTGGCGAGGATGTTCCTAAAATTGCCGAAGCAATTGTGTTGGTGGAGGCCGCTACTAAAATTTTGGTAGTTGGCTCGTCGTTACAAGTTTACCCTGCCGCCGGATTATTGCATTATGCCCCTAAAAATGCCCCTATTTTTTTAGTTGATCCCAAATATGTTGACTTGCCTTATAATTTACAAAAGCGTGTAACCGTTATAAATGCACCTGCAACGATAGGTGTAACCCAATTAGTTGAAGAATGGATATCCGGATAA